A section of the Macadamia integrifolia cultivar HAES 741 chromosome 9, SCU_Mint_v3, whole genome shotgun sequence genome encodes:
- the LOC122089559 gene encoding probable F-box protein At5g04010 has protein sequence MYSEISSSSPEDVAHYLERISESCKFPTYSSSNHLSPPPWEVLVLVSHYLDPKTLAIASCVCKSWSISMSLDDLWKPPINQPSVAILAHLAYPIDDLVFAIEIFDIGSCRTLVLTNDGRDLDTHRRGVFRFEVDVQSSDVGARELSTEMMVVTWPVVLKGWKGIFSMMVCKVKGMLVPGGEKWFTEELPAPGCCVYAGASGLVSELGLGFSDGSKMRRVEKVSIGIMNIGSCRYLSVDDGLRYLQQSYRET, from the exons ATGTATagtgaaatatcttcttcttcacccgaggacgtagcacactaCCTTG AAAGAATATCTGAATCTTGCAAATTCCCCACTTATAGTAGTTCTAACCATCTTTCTCCACCTCCGTGGGAAGTCCTCGTCCTTGTCTCTCACTACCTAGACCCCAAAACACTAGCCATAGCCTCCTGCGTCTGCAAGTCATGGTCTATTTCCATGTCTTTAGACGATCTCTGGAAACCC CCCATCAATCAACCAAGCGTCGCCATCCTTGCCCACCTCGCATATCCCATCGACGACCTCGTCTTCGCCATCGAAATCTTTGATATTGGAAGTTGTCGCACTCTAGTTCTAACCAACGACGGCAGAGACCTCGATACTCATCGGCGCGGCGTGTTTCGATTCGAAGTTGACGTCCAAAGCAGTGATGTAGGAGCACGAGAGTTGtcaacagagatgatggtgGTGACATGGCCTGTAGTACTTAAGGGATGGAAAGGAATCTTCTCCATGATGGTATGTAAAGTGAAAGGTATGCTTGTTCCCGGCGGCGAGAAGTGGTTCACGGAGGAGCTTCCGGCACCGGGGTGCTGTGTGTACGCCGGAGCAAGTGGCTTAGTTTCAGAgttaggtttagggttcagtGATGGGAGTAAGATGAGGAGAGTGGAGAAGGTGAGTATCGGTATCATGAATATAGGGAGTTGCAGATATTTGAGTGTTGACGATGGTCTAAGGTACCTGCAACAGTCATATAGAGAAACCTAA